A single genomic interval of Pomacea canaliculata isolate SZHN2017 linkage group LG5, ASM307304v1, whole genome shotgun sequence harbors:
- the LOC112565457 gene encoding nostrin-like, giving the protein MNSMQDYLNKFNSHISVLPPKMQQIHDRMNESVIAVDLRQDIHSVVQQKGSQTARHTEQILIDCYAEDTQFTMNMDRRKDALRNFLIYLHQLIEKERKGKDGVQKLVEVYKAKPTFADPEAQEDTRQKLQQTIMMLNFLEASHFKINSCLCKLEGRTLPQHAFEQHIECTRDKQNYVVSVLKLPVNMTLDCSDYSTYSLPNDYMELASPVDDEFDDFDDDFPIAKCTALYDYKAEQNDELSFKMGDVITVYGKTDGGWWQGEINGRKGAFPSTYVKEM; this is encoded by the exons ATGAACAGCATGCAGGATTACCTCAACAAGTTCAACAGTCACATCTCTGTTCTTCCACCCAAGATGCAGCAG ATTCACGATCGAATGAATGAGTCAGTGATAGCTGTGGACCTGCGCCAGGACATTCACAGTGTAGTGCAGCAGAAAGGATCCCAGACAGCCCGACACACAGAGCAAATTCTTATTGACTGCTAT GCAGAGGACACACAATTTACCATGAATATGGATCGAAGGAAAGATGCACTTCgcaattttcttatttatctaCACCAGCTCATTGAAAAGGAGAGGAAAGGGAAAGACG GTGTGCAAAAGCTTGTGGAGGTTTATAAAGCGAAGCCTACCTTTGCTGATCCTGAAGCTCAGGAAGATACAAGACAAAAATTGCAACAG ACAATAATGATGCTGAACTTCCTGGAAGCAAGCCATTTCAAGATAAACAGCTGTCTTTGCAAGTTAGAAGGACGGACACTGCCTCAGCATGCATTTGAACAACACATTGAATGTACACGTGACAAACAG AACTATGTGGTCAGTGTTCTCAAGCTACCTGTCAACATGACTTTGGACTGCAGTGACTACAGCACTTATTCATTGCCCAATGATTACATGGAACTTGCTTCACCTGTGGATGATGAAtttg ATGACTTTGATGATGACTTTCCTATTGCAAAGTGCACGGCTTTATATGACTATAAGGCAGAACAGAATGATGAGCTATCTTTCAAAATGG GTGATGTAATTACGGTGTATGGAAAAACAGATGGTGGATGGTggcaaggggagataaatggACGCAAAGGAGCCTTTCCCTCAACCTACGTTAAAGAAATGTGA
- the LOC112565459 gene encoding nostrin-like — protein MSHAPAKCRRCQRTRSGGRMRRLTDIVPHSFQAAIHLATLPFPMERFAQGYEGFEDLRKFIKHGSEFSKDVGAILHERAELESTYAKGLNKLAAKLLKAVTVSTGSLADGWKAVGVAMEQEAELHK, from the exons ATGAGCCACGCTCCGGCAAAGTGTCGGCGTTGCCAGCGGACTCGCAGCGGCGGTCGCATGCGGCGCTTGACAGACATAGTGCCGCACTCCTTCCAGGCGGCAATACACCTGGCCACACTGCCGTTTCCTATGGAACGCTTCGCACAG GGTTATGAAGGGTTTGAAGATCTTAGAAAATTTATCAAGCATGGCAGTGAGTTCAGTAAAGACGTGGGAGCTATTCTTCATGAGAG ggcAGAGTTGGAGAGTACATATGCCAAAGGCTTAAACAAACTAGCAGCAAAGCTTTTAAAGGCTGTTACTGTCAGCACAGG GTCCTTAGCAGATGGCTGGAAAGCTGTAGGTGTTGCTATGGAGCAGGAAGCTGAGCTCCATAAGTAA